A stretch of Cucumis sativus cultivar 9930 chromosome 2, Cucumber_9930_V3, whole genome shotgun sequence DNA encodes these proteins:
- the LOC101207821 gene encoding putative BPI/LBP family protein At1g04970 has product MIKLKRAVIDFHSMFKVVIVAFHSKLPSSDFLSCFSMLKFFMPPILLFLLSVSSLIPGDAYSSPTQSFASTVITQKGLDFLKDLFIDKAISSVIPINLPQSEKTVKIPFVGNVHMVLSNTTIYQLDVPSSNVKPGDSGVSIVASGTTCDLSMDWRYSYSTWLVPAEISDEGQASVQVHGMEVRLTLGLELQEETLKLFLLGCGCSVQDISIKLDGGASWLYQGLVDTFEEQISSAVEKAICKKLGKGILKADSFLQALPKEVQVNDNASFDITFAEKPLLSNSSIALKINGLFRERVKLPKPKYHFEKSPSASCTDPSKMFGITIDEEVFNSALALYYNANFMQWSLNDVPNQPLLNTAGWRFIVPQLYKKYPNADMSLNIFLPSPPVVSISEHQILATTNIDLIIDVVEGGEKIPVACISLLVCAFSTAKVVGNNLVANVGLNHFEISLKWSNIGSLHMDLIQPVVKTLVKTTLLPNANAYLQKGLPLPIVHGFMLQNTELVSSNSSIMVCTDMLWTKERNPAYLHYPYR; this is encoded by the exons ATGATAAAACTCAAGAGGGCAGTAATTGACTTTCACTCTATGTTCAAAGTGGTAATAGTGGCATTTCATTCCAAGCTGCCCTCATCGGATTTTCTCTCATGCTTCTCCATGCTAAAATTCTTCATGCCTCCAATACTTCTCTTCCTGCTTTCGGTGTCTTCGCTCATCCCGGGAGATGCTTATTCTTCACCCACCCAATCCTTCGCATCTACGGTTATAACTCAAAAGGGTCTTGATTTCCTCAAAGACTTGTTCATAGACAAGGCAATTTCTTCTGTGATTCCGATTAATTTGCCTCAATCCGAGAAAACTGTCAAAATCCCATTTGTTGGAAACGTTCATATGGTGCTATCTAACACTACCATATACCAACTCGATGTTCCTTCATCGAATGTTAAACCTGGTGATTCGGGTGTTTCTATTGTTGCTTCAGGAACTACCTGCGACTTGAGCATGGATTGGCGCTATTCCTATAGTACTTGGCTTGTTCCAGCGGAAATTTCTGATGAAGGACAGGCTTCTGTTCAG GTCCATGGCATGGAAGTTCGACTTACTTTAGGATTGGAGCTTCAAGAAGAAACACTAAAACTATTTCTTCTTGGGTGCGGTTGTTCTGTCCAAGATATATCTATAAAGTTGGATGGAGGAGCATCTTGGCTTTACCAAGG GCTGGTTGACACATTCGAAGAACAGATAAGTTCTGCTGTTGAAAAGGCAATTTGTAAGAAACTAGGAAAAGGAATCCTCAAGGCCGACTCCTTTTTGCAAGCACTCCCCAAGGAAGTCCAAGTGAATGATAATGCTTCTTTTGATATTACTTTTGCAGAAAAACCGTTACTAAGTAACTCCTCCATTGCTTTAAAGATCAATGGGCTGTTTAGGGAAAGAGTAAAGCTTCCAAAACCGAAGTACCACTTTGAAAAATCACCTTCAGCTTCCTGTACAGATCCTTCTAAAATGTTTGGAATAACAATAGATGAGGAAGTCTTCAACTCTGCATTGGCCCTATACTACAAT GCAAATTTTATGCAATGGAGTTTGAATGATGTGCCCAACCAGCCGCTTCTAAACACTGCTGGATGGAGATTTATTGTTCCCCAACTGTACAAGAAGTATCCTAATGCTGACATGAGCTTGAATATCTTTTTACCTTCTCCACCAGTCGTAAGCATTTCAGAGCACCAAATTCTTGCAACAACGAACATAGACCTGATAATTGATGTAGTAGAAGGAGGTGAAAAAATACCTGTTGCTTGCATCTCATTG TTGGTTTGTGCCTTCAGTACAGCTAAAGTGGTGGGTAACAACCTCGTGGCCAATGTCGGTTTGAACCATTTTGAGATATCACTTAAGTGGAGCAATATTGGCAGTCTGCATATGGACCTAATTCAG CCAGTTGTGAAGACTCTGGTCAAAACTACGTTGTTGCCAAATGCCAATGCATATCTTCAAAAGGGGCTTCCACTGCCCATCGTTCATGGTTTCATGCTTCAAAACACTGAATTAGTCAGCTCAAATTCGAGCATTATGGTGTGCACCGACATGTTATGGACAAAGGAACGTAATCCTGCTTATCTTCACTACCCGTATAGGTAG
- the LOC105434685 gene encoding protein NUCLEAR FUSION DEFECTIVE 6, chloroplastic/mitochondrial isoform X2, translating into MASIGARSAFRSFSGSARRAAAHIGSQPKASSSSPFRMATNKPLSHRTFRCAPEMSFCLESMMPFHSVSSSALMTSMLSISRHSCGWLPEGR; encoded by the exons ATGGCCTCAATTGGTGCTCGGTCTGCTTTCCGCTCATTCTCCGGTTCGGCACGCCGTGCTGCTGCTCACATCGGTTCTCAACCCAAGGCCTCATCATCCTCTCCCTTTCGCATGGCAACTAACAAACCCCTCTCTCATCGTACTTTCAG GTGTGCGCCTGAGATGAGCTTCTGTTTGGAGTCAATGATGCCATTTCACTCTGTGTCGTCCTCAGCTTTGATGACTTCAATGCTCTCTATCTCGCGCCACAGCTGCGGTTGGCTCCCCGAAG gGCGGTGA
- the LOC105434685 gene encoding protein NUCLEAR FUSION DEFECTIVE 6, chloroplastic/mitochondrial isoform X1, with protein MASIGARSAFRSFSGSARRAAAHIGSQPKASSSSPFRMATNKPLSHRTFRCAPEMSFCLESMMPFHSVSSSALMTSMLSISRHSCGWLPEAWNDDK; from the exons ATGGCCTCAATTGGTGCTCGGTCTGCTTTCCGCTCATTCTCCGGTTCGGCACGCCGTGCTGCTGCTCACATCGGTTCTCAACCCAAGGCCTCATCATCCTCTCCCTTTCGCATGGCAACTAACAAACCCCTCTCTCATCGTACTTTCAG GTGTGCGCCTGAGATGAGCTTCTGTTTGGAGTCAATGATGCCATTTCACTCTGTGTCGTCCTCAGCTTTGATGACTTCAATGCTCTCTATCTCGCGCCACAGCTGCGGTTGGCTCCCCGAAG CATGGAATGATGATAAATGA
- the LOC105434684 gene encoding protein NUCLEAR FUSION DEFECTIVE 6, chloroplastic/mitochondrial isoform X3, with protein MASIGARSAFRSFSGSARRAAAHIGSQPKASSSSPFRMATNKPLSHRTFRCAPEMSFCLESMMPFHSVSSSALMTSMLSISRHSCGWLPEGR; from the exons ATGGCCTCAATTGGTGCTCGGTCTGCTTTCCGCTCATTCTCCGGTTCGGCACGCCGTGCTGCTGCTCACATCGGTTCTCAACCCAAGGCCTCATCATCCTCTCCCTTTCGCATGGCAACTAACAAACCCCTCTCTCATCGTACTTTCAG GTGTGCGCCTGAGATGAGCTTCTGTTTGGAGTCAATGATGCCATTTCACTCTGTGTCGTCCTCAGCTTTGATGACTTCAATGCTCTCTATCTCACGCCACAGCTGTGGTTGGCTCCCCGAAG gGCGGTGA
- the LOC105434684 gene encoding protein NUCLEAR FUSION DEFECTIVE 6, chloroplastic/mitochondrial isoform X1, producing MASIGARSAFRSFSGSARRAAAHIGSQPKASSSSPFRMATNKPLSHRTFRCAPEMSFCLESMMPFHSVSSSALMTSMLSISRHSCGWLPEACNDDL from the exons ATGGCCTCAATTGGTGCTCGGTCTGCTTTCCGCTCATTCTCCGGTTCGGCACGCCGTGCTGCTGCTCACATCGGTTCTCAACCCAAGGCCTCATCATCCTCTCCCTTTCGCATGGCAACTAACAAACCCCTCTCTCATCGTACTTTCAG GTGTGCGCCTGAGATGAGCTTCTGTTTGGAGTCAATGATGCCATTTCACTCTGTGTCGTCCTCAGCTTTGATGACTTCAATGCTCTCTATCTCACGCCACAGCTGTGGTTGGCTCCCCGAAG CATGCAATGACGATCTATGA
- the LOC105434684 gene encoding protein NUCLEAR FUSION DEFECTIVE 6, chloroplastic/mitochondrial isoform X2, with translation MASIGARSAFRSFSGSARRAAAHIGSQPKASSSSPFRMATNKPLSHRTFRCAPEMSFCLESMMPFHSVSSSALMTSMLSISRHSCGWLPEGKDKTR, from the exons ATGGCCTCAATTGGTGCTCGGTCTGCTTTCCGCTCATTCTCCGGTTCGGCACGCCGTGCTGCTGCTCACATCGGTTCTCAACCCAAGGCCTCATCATCCTCTCCCTTTCGCATGGCAACTAACAAACCCCTCTCTCATCGTACTTTCAG GTGTGCGCCTGAGATGAGCTTCTGTTTGGAGTCAATGATGCCATTTCACTCTGTGTCGTCCTCAGCTTTGATGACTTCAATGCTCTCTATCTCACGCCACAGCTGTGGTTGGCTCCCCGAAG GCAAAGACAAGACTAGATGA